Proteins encoded by one window of Desulfovibrio ferrophilus:
- a CDS encoding chemotaxis protein CheA, whose amino-acid sequence MSQDDINRQAFLEEANELLAELETALLELEDTPEDSELVDRVFRAMHTIKGSGAMFGFDDVAHFTHDVETVFDMVRGGDVPVSKELLDLTLGARDHILELLEDDTGKAAGSPQSKAIIAGLRNLSGMGSGTDSVERPEVAQDDSGDSDSVVTYRVRFKPEQGVFSSGTNPLALIEELTEMGMHQVVAHIENIPPLSELDPEDCHVWWDVVLATDKGEDGIRDVFIFVEDDCELMIQTIDKLGALENDTSYKRLGEILVERGDLTQDDLKGVLGEQKRLGDLLTEAGVVSEEQIQSALAEQHAVQSMRKVKKEQTTASSIRVAADKLDYLVDLVGELVIVQAQITQVAGEKSDQEFIELAEELERLTDELRDSTLSVRMLPIGSTFSKFRRLVRDLSDELGKKIELTTSGAETELDKTVIERLNDPLVHLLRNSIDHGIEPPEIRDAAGKPTAGTIFLSAEHAGGEVLITIKDDGAGMDSNTILAKGVERGLVPKDADLSDKDIFNLIFAPGFSTANKVTSVSGRGVGMDVVKRGIDALRGSIDVDSKRGEGTVITVRLPLTLAIIDGLQIKVEDEHYVIPLSLVEECVELMQTEEERAREQQVLNLRGDIVPYIRLRDWFTVPGIAPEIEQVVVTGFDGSRIGIVVDNVIGEHQTVIKSLGRVYRDVDGISGATIKGDGSMALILDVPQIIRTASASRI is encoded by the coding sequence AAACGGCCTTGCTGGAACTTGAAGATACGCCGGAGGATTCCGAGCTTGTCGATCGAGTCTTTCGTGCGATGCATACCATCAAAGGCTCCGGTGCCATGTTCGGGTTTGACGATGTTGCGCATTTTACGCACGACGTGGAAACCGTTTTTGATATGGTCCGCGGGGGCGATGTTCCAGTCTCCAAGGAACTGCTTGATCTGACTTTGGGCGCACGGGATCACATTCTGGAATTACTCGAGGATGACACCGGAAAGGCTGCAGGATCCCCCCAATCCAAAGCCATTATCGCGGGATTGCGTAATCTGTCCGGGATGGGCAGTGGTACCGATTCTGTCGAACGGCCTGAGGTCGCTCAGGATGATTCCGGCGATTCCGATTCCGTTGTCACCTATCGAGTGCGCTTCAAACCCGAGCAGGGTGTCTTCAGTTCAGGGACAAACCCTCTGGCTTTGATCGAGGAATTGACCGAAATGGGCATGCATCAGGTTGTTGCTCATATCGAAAATATCCCGCCCCTTTCGGAATTGGATCCTGAAGACTGCCATGTCTGGTGGGATGTCGTGCTGGCCACGGATAAGGGTGAAGACGGGATTCGTGACGTGTTCATCTTTGTGGAAGACGATTGCGAATTGATGATTCAGACCATCGACAAGCTGGGGGCACTGGAAAACGATACCAGTTACAAGCGTCTGGGCGAAATTCTGGTGGAGCGTGGCGATCTGACTCAGGACGACCTGAAGGGTGTGCTGGGCGAACAGAAGCGCCTGGGGGATTTGCTGACCGAAGCCGGAGTCGTCTCCGAGGAGCAGATTCAATCTGCGTTGGCCGAGCAGCATGCCGTGCAGTCGATGCGCAAGGTCAAGAAAGAACAGACTACAGCTTCCAGCATTCGTGTGGCCGCTGACAAGCTCGACTATCTGGTGGATCTGGTGGGTGAACTGGTGATTGTGCAGGCTCAGATCACCCAGGTTGCCGGAGAAAAGAGCGATCAGGAATTTATTGAGCTCGCCGAGGAGCTTGAGCGGTTGACCGACGAGTTACGTGACTCGACGCTGTCGGTGCGTATGCTGCCCATTGGCTCTACGTTCTCCAAGTTTCGGCGTTTGGTCAGGGATTTGTCCGACGAGTTGGGCAAGAAGATTGAGTTGACCACCAGCGGGGCGGAAACCGAACTGGACAAGACCGTTATCGAGCGTTTGAACGACCCGTTGGTTCATCTGCTGCGTAATTCCATTGATCATGGCATTGAGCCTCCTGAAATCAGGGACGCCGCGGGTAAACCGACTGCAGGTACTATTTTTCTTTCCGCAGAACATGCGGGAGGTGAGGTCCTGATCACCATCAAGGATGATGGGGCGGGGATGGATAGCAATACCATCCTGGCCAAAGGGGTTGAGCGCGGGCTGGTGCCCAAGGATGCCGACCTGAGCGATAAGGACATCTTCAATCTGATTTTTGCCCCCGGATTCTCTACTGCGAATAAGGTCACCAGTGTCTCTGGTCGCGGAGTGGGCATGGACGTTGTCAAGCGCGGCATCGATGCCCTGCGCGGGTCCATCGATGTGGATAGCAAGCGTGGCGAAGGGACGGTGATTACCGTGCGGCTGCCTTTGACCCTGGCCATTATCGACGGTCTGCAGATCAAGGTGGAGGATGAGCATTATGTGATTCCCCTGTCCTTGGTGGAGGAATGCGTCGAACTCATGCAGACCGAGGAAGAACGGGCCCGTGAACAACAGGTGCTCAACCTGCGTGGCGACATTGTTCCTTATATCCGTTTGCGTGATTGGTTTACCGTGCCTGGAATTGCTCCCGAGATTGAGCAGGTTGTGGTCACCGGATTTGATGGAAGTCGAATCGGGATTGTGGTGGATAACGTCATTGGCGAACACCAGACCGTGATCAAGAGTCTGGGCCGTGTCTATCGTGATGTGGATGGCATCTCCGGGGCGACCATCAAGGGGGATGGGTCCATGGCGCTGATTCTGGACGTGCCTCAAATTATCCGCACTGCGTCCGCAAGTCGGATTTGA
- a CDS encoding class IV adenylate cyclase has product MPMETELKYLGVNLDDVRHRLQALGADFQGKRFESNIVFDDEQRSLKGRGILVRLRDDGRRILTLKRPPAGPVPEGVKAWDEHETRIDDPGVIETLLGTLGYAPAFSYEKVREEWILEGCHICLDQMPFGDFLEIEGDPLAIPVAASALGVKSCEASTKNYHQLNREHREAVGLEPRESFVFDSDKKKALLAQLSKASESGQIPHRS; this is encoded by the coding sequence ATGCCGATGGAGACGGAACTCAAATATCTCGGCGTGAACCTGGACGACGTGCGCCACAGGCTACAGGCTTTGGGCGCGGATTTCCAGGGAAAGCGCTTTGAATCCAATATCGTGTTTGACGATGAGCAGCGTTCCCTCAAGGGGCGTGGTATTCTGGTGCGCCTGCGTGACGACGGGCGGCGGATTCTGACGTTGAAACGACCTCCTGCGGGACCCGTTCCTGAGGGCGTCAAGGCCTGGGACGAACATGAAACCAGGATTGACGATCCCGGGGTTATCGAAACGTTGTTGGGGACTCTGGGTTACGCTCCGGCTTTTTCCTATGAGAAAGTCCGTGAGGAGTGGATCTTGGAGGGCTGTCATATCTGTCTGGACCAGATGCCTTTTGGCGACTTCCTGGAGATCGAAGGTGATCCTCTTGCCATCCCGGTTGCTGCCTCTGCTCTGGGTGTGAAATCCTGTGAGGCTTCTACCAAGAATTACCATCAGCTCAATCGCGAGCATCGCGAAGCCGTCGGCCTTGAACCACGGGAGAGCTTTGTTTTTGATTCCGATAAAAAAAAGGCTCTGCTGGCTCAATTGTCCAAGGCTTCAGAATCTGGACAAATCCCCCACAGGTCTTAG
- a CDS encoding protein-glutamate methylesterase/protein-glutamine glutaminase: MGKKIKVLIVDDSAVVRNTMADLISSDPELEVMDTAADPFVAAKKMEIEVPDVITLDVEMPRMDGLTFLKKIMSQHPIPVVMCSTLTEKGSETLMRALEYGAVDIIQKPKLGTKQFLEESRIRITDAVKAAARVKVEKLRVRKKIKIQPKLSADAVIDGPAPKMNKLQTTEKVVAVGASTGGTEALRIFLEALPRNCPGVVIVQHMPEMFTAAFAQRLDSTCMIKVKEAADGDTVLPGQALIAPGNKHMLLKRSGARYYVELKDGPLVRRHRPSVDVLFRSSARYGGSNILGVIMTGMGDDGAVGMKEMKDAGAYNIAQDEASCVVYGMPGEAVKAGGVDKIMPLEAIAPEVVRLGAS, translated from the coding sequence ATGGGAAAGAAAATCAAGGTTCTCATTGTTGATGACTCGGCTGTGGTGCGCAACACCATGGCCGATTTGATCTCTTCCGACCCAGAGCTTGAGGTGATGGATACTGCTGCCGACCCTTTTGTGGCAGCGAAGAAAATGGAGATCGAGGTTCCCGACGTGATTACTCTGGACGTCGAGATGCCCCGCATGGACGGACTGACTTTTCTCAAGAAAATCATGAGCCAGCATCCCATTCCGGTGGTGATGTGTTCTACCTTGACTGAAAAAGGTTCCGAAACCCTGATGCGTGCTCTTGAATACGGAGCCGTGGATATTATTCAGAAGCCGAAACTGGGCACCAAACAGTTTTTGGAAGAATCCAGAATTCGCATCACCGATGCCGTTAAGGCTGCGGCCCGGGTCAAGGTGGAAAAGCTGAGAGTCCGCAAGAAGATCAAGATTCAGCCCAAATTGTCGGCTGATGCCGTGATCGATGGGCCCGCCCCCAAGATGAATAAGCTGCAGACCACGGAAAAGGTTGTGGCTGTGGGGGCTTCAACCGGCGGAACCGAGGCGTTACGTATCTTTTTGGAAGCCTTGCCCCGCAACTGTCCTGGGGTGGTCATTGTTCAGCACATGCCAGAAATGTTCACAGCGGCCTTTGCCCAGCGCCTGGACTCCACCTGCATGATCAAGGTCAAGGAAGCCGCCGACGGAGATACGGTGCTTCCCGGGCAAGCCCTTATCGCCCCTGGGAATAAGCATATGCTGTTGAAACGGAGTGGGGCACGTTATTATGTCGAGCTCAAGGATGGTCCGCTGGTGCGTCGCCATCGACCCAGTGTGGATGTGCTGTTCCGTTCATCTGCGAGGTATGGCGGCAGCAATATTCTGGGTGTGATCATGACGGGCATGGGCGACGACGGCGCCGTTGGTATGAAAGAAATGAAGGACGCAGGGGCCTATAATATCGCTCAAGATGAGGCAAGTTGTGTGGTCTATGGCATGCCCGGTGAGGCCGTGAAGGCTGGCGGTGTGGACAAGATTATGCCCTTGGAAGCAATTGCGCCGGAGGTTGTGCGATTGGGGGCAAGTTAG
- the crcB gene encoding fluoride efflux transporter CrcB, with amino-acid sequence MQKLVLIALAGGAGALSRYGLAGLVQRWAGGSFPLGTFAVNMLGCLLFGLVWGILEERAAFGPQARVIVLTGFMGAFTTFSTFAFESVALMRAGQWIFAVVNITGQNLIGFAVLFAGLKLARLVP; translated from the coding sequence GTGCAGAAACTTGTGCTCATCGCCCTTGCCGGAGGAGCCGGTGCCCTTTCGCGCTATGGACTGGCAGGATTGGTCCAACGCTGGGCCGGGGGCTCGTTCCCGCTCGGAACCTTTGCGGTCAACATGCTGGGTTGTCTGCTCTTCGGCCTGGTCTGGGGGATACTGGAAGAACGTGCTGCCTTCGGGCCACAAGCCAGGGTCATCGTCCTGACCGGCTTCATGGGGGCGTTCACCACCTTTTCCACATTTGCCTTCGAATCCGTTGCCCTGATGCGTGCAGGACAATGGATCTTTGCAGTCGTGAACATCACGGGACAGAACCTGATTGGCTTTGCCGTACTGTTCGCCGGGCTCAAGTTGGCACGGCTGGTTCCATAA
- a CDS encoding ATP-dependent Clp protease adaptor ClpS has product MADPFARPGEPGVYIEDEVREPRKYKVLLHNDDYTTMEFVVRVLTAVFSKSEVEAMDIMLKIHNEGIGVCGIFTAEVAETKVALVRQLAARDGFPLKCTMEEV; this is encoded by the coding sequence GTGGCGGATCCTTTCGCGCGGCCCGGGGAACCGGGTGTCTATATCGAGGATGAGGTTCGCGAGCCGCGTAAGTACAAGGTGCTGCTGCACAACGACGACTACACGACCATGGAGTTTGTCGTTCGCGTCCTGACAGCCGTGTTTTCCAAGTCCGAGGTCGAGGCCATGGATATCATGCTCAAGATCCACAATGAAGGCATCGGCGTTTGCGGCATTTTCACGGCAGAGGTTGCGGAAACCAAGGTTGCCCTTGTGCGGCAGTTGGCTGCCCGAGATGGATTTCCTCTCAAGTGTACAATGGAAGAGGTGTAG
- the clpA gene encoding ATP-dependent Clp protease ATP-binding subunit ClpA — translation MLSKRLENVLSSAVKEVKRRNHEYLTLEHLLYAMLLEETGRDIMVNCGVNVIRLKHQLERFFIDHMEILPDDTPSEVVQTLGVQRVLQRAILQIQSASKDKVRVGDVLAALFEEEDSYAVYFLKSHGVTRLDVLDYISHGGGKPEDGGGWSMPGNQGPARDVGEPERPVREGDSMLEQFTVDLTETARKGEIDPLIGRDHEIQRAVQVLSRRRKNNPLFVGDPGVGKTALAEGLALRIVEGRVPEEFLETRIFALDMGSMLAGTKYRGDFEARMKGVIKELSAIPGSILFADEIHTIVGAGATTGGTMDASNILKPVLQSGKMRCIGSTTYEEFKNHFEKDRALSRRFQKIDVPEPSVDETFEILKGLSSYYEAHHGVHYTHGALRSAAELSARHVADRFLPDKAIDVIDEAGAAYKLKKRRRKGDDIRPQDIEAVIARMARIPVNRITTTDRERLRNLEPDLKTRVFGQDRAVEALSQSIKRARAGLRQQGKPTGSFLFVGPTGVGKTELARQLAASLGVNFVRFDMSEYMEKHAVSRLIGAPPGYVGFDQGGLLTDAIRKNPYTVLLMDEIEKAHPDVFNILLQVMDYATLTDNNGRKADFSHVILLMTSNVGAWEASGKGAMGFGDTMYEDRSDKCMQAVEKVFSPEFRNRLDGVVPFASLTPDVMGLIVDKFVGELNERMAEHKVTIRLTPGARSWLAERGFDNAFGARPLSRLIQTEVEDPMADELLFGALVRGGEVVAEAPRKRRKKGEPEKLRFKFPKSASGSK, via the coding sequence ATGCTCTCTAAGCGCCTGGAAAATGTCCTGAGTTCGGCTGTTAAGGAAGTCAAGAGACGCAACCACGAATACCTGACGCTGGAACACCTTTTGTACGCGATGCTGCTCGAAGAAACCGGGCGGGACATCATGGTCAATTGCGGCGTAAATGTTATCCGGCTGAAGCATCAGCTGGAGCGCTTCTTTATTGATCATATGGAGATTCTGCCCGACGACACTCCCAGCGAGGTCGTGCAGACCCTTGGTGTGCAGCGCGTGCTGCAGCGTGCCATTTTGCAGATTCAGTCCGCCAGCAAGGACAAGGTCCGTGTTGGTGATGTGTTGGCGGCCCTGTTTGAGGAAGAGGATTCCTACGCGGTCTACTTCCTGAAGTCACACGGTGTGACTCGTCTTGATGTGTTGGATTATATTTCGCACGGCGGTGGCAAGCCCGAAGATGGTGGTGGTTGGTCCATGCCAGGGAATCAGGGGCCGGCCCGTGATGTCGGGGAACCTGAGCGTCCGGTGCGTGAGGGCGATTCCATGCTGGAGCAGTTTACGGTGGACCTTACCGAGACTGCCCGCAAGGGTGAGATCGACCCCCTTATCGGGCGTGACCACGAGATTCAGCGAGCTGTGCAGGTGCTTTCGCGCCGTCGTAAGAACAACCCGTTGTTTGTTGGCGACCCCGGAGTGGGCAAGACGGCCCTGGCCGAGGGATTGGCGTTGCGCATTGTCGAGGGCCGGGTCCCGGAGGAATTTCTCGAGACCCGTATCTTTGCCTTGGACATGGGGTCCATGCTGGCGGGGACCAAGTATCGCGGCGACTTCGAAGCCCGGATGAAGGGTGTGATCAAGGAATTGTCCGCCATCCCCGGCTCCATTCTCTTTGCCGATGAGATTCACACCATTGTCGGGGCCGGGGCGACCACCGGAGGCACCATGGATGCTTCGAATATTCTGAAGCCCGTGTTGCAATCGGGCAAGATGCGCTGCATTGGCTCCACCACCTATGAGGAATTCAAGAACCATTTCGAGAAGGATCGTGCCCTGTCACGTCGCTTCCAGAAGATTGACGTGCCCGAACCCTCGGTGGACGAGACCTTCGAGATTTTGAAGGGATTGTCTTCCTACTACGAGGCGCACCACGGGGTGCATTATACTCATGGCGCATTGCGTAGTGCAGCGGAACTGTCAGCCCGGCATGTGGCCGACCGGTTCCTGCCCGACAAGGCCATTGACGTCATCGACGAGGCAGGCGCAGCCTACAAGCTCAAGAAGCGTCGTCGCAAGGGAGATGATATTCGTCCACAGGATATCGAAGCTGTCATCGCCCGTATGGCGAGAATTCCTGTGAACCGCATCACGACCACGGACCGCGAACGCCTGCGCAATCTGGAGCCTGATCTGAAGACCCGTGTCTTTGGGCAGGATAGGGCCGTGGAGGCGTTGTCCCAATCCATCAAGCGGGCTCGTGCCGGGTTGCGTCAACAGGGCAAGCCCACGGGCAGTTTCCTGTTCGTTGGTCCCACGGGCGTGGGCAAGACCGAATTGGCCCGCCAACTGGCAGCCAGCCTTGGTGTGAATTTTGTTCGTTTCGACATGAGTGAATACATGGAGAAGCATGCCGTCTCGCGTCTGATCGGAGCGCCTCCGGGGTACGTCGGTTTTGACCAGGGAGGACTGCTGACTGACGCCATTCGCAAGAATCCTTATACGGTATTGTTGATGGATGAGATCGAGAAGGCTCATCCGGATGTATTTAACATCCTGTTGCAGGTCATGGACTATGCAACACTGACGGATAATAACGGGCGCAAGGCCGACTTCTCGCATGTGATTCTGCTCATGACCTCCAATGTCGGGGCCTGGGAGGCCAGCGGCAAGGGGGCCATGGGCTTTGGCGATACCATGTATGAGGACCGTTCGGACAAGTGCATGCAGGCCGTGGAAAAGGTCTTCAGTCCCGAGTTCCGCAACCGCCTGGACGGAGTGGTACCCTTTGCCAGCCTGACCCCTGATGTCATGGGGCTCATCGTGGACAAGTTCGTTGGTGAATTGAATGAACGCATGGCCGAACACAAGGTGACAATCCGTTTGACACCGGGCGCACGTTCCTGGCTCGCTGAACGAGGTTTCGATAACGCCTTTGGTGCACGTCCACTGTCTCGATTGATTCAGACCGAGGTGGAGGACCCCATGGCCGATGAATTGCTGTTTGGCGCTTTGGTGCGTGGTGGCGAGGTGGTGGCCGAGGCCCCCAGAAAGCGCCGCAAGAAGGGCGAGCCTGAAAAGCTGCGTTTCAAGTTTCCCAAGTCTGCAAGTGGCTCGAAGTAG
- a CDS encoding DUF190 domain-containing protein has product MQLPKNAERLRIYTGENDHYKGRPVHEAIVEQARKSGFAGATVLRGIAGFGANSRVHTSKILRLSEDLPIITEIVDEPSKIDDFLPLLDEMIGEGLVVREQVQVLVYRHNDGKKK; this is encoded by the coding sequence ATGCAGCTACCAAAAAATGCTGAGCGGCTGAGGATTTACACCGGTGAAAACGACCATTACAAGGGCCGTCCGGTGCACGAAGCCATCGTGGAGCAAGCCCGCAAGAGCGGCTTTGCCGGAGCTACGGTACTACGGGGTATAGCAGGCTTCGGCGCCAACAGCCGAGTTCACACCTCGAAGATACTGCGCCTGTCCGAAGACTTGCCCATTATTACCGAAATCGTGGACGAGCCCAGCAAGATAGACGATTTCCTGCCGCTGCTCGACGAGATGATCGGCGAAGGACTGGTGGTGCGCGAACAGGTGCAGGTCCTGGTCTACCGCCACAACGACGGCAAAAAGAAATAG
- a CDS encoding CheR family methyltransferase: protein MTALESSSSTHAAGTNSLCPTRARSMSDKDFKRFAEFIHEECGIKLPPSKKTMLEARLQKRLRALGYGDYREYCEFLFTPEGMECELCNLIDQVTTNTTDFFREPKHFEYLYSTLLPKWMARQGAQRALNIWSAGCSIGAEPYTMACVLSDFKEKYSQFRFRILATDISNEVLGKAARGIYTQEQARGVPGNTLRKYFMRSKDRSKKLVRVAPEIRRQVEFRQLNFMESFKFREPKDIIFCRNVIIYFDKPTQAGLMKKFCANLKPGGYLFIGHSESLAGQSLPLEQVAPTIYRKS from the coding sequence ATGACAGCATTGGAGTCCTCTTCCTCCACCCACGCAGCCGGAACGAATTCTCTGTGCCCGACCAGGGCTCGCTCCATGAGTGACAAGGATTTCAAGCGCTTTGCCGAGTTCATCCACGAGGAATGCGGTATCAAGCTGCCTCCTTCCAAAAAGACCATGCTTGAAGCGCGTTTGCAGAAAAGGCTGCGTGCGTTGGGATATGGGGATTACAGGGAGTATTGCGAATTTCTGTTCACTCCAGAGGGTATGGAATGTGAACTGTGCAACCTGATTGATCAGGTCACTACGAATACCACGGATTTCTTCCGTGAGCCCAAGCATTTCGAGTATCTGTATTCAACGCTGCTGCCTAAGTGGATGGCGCGGCAGGGCGCCCAGCGCGCGCTCAACATCTGGAGCGCTGGTTGTTCCATCGGAGCCGAACCCTATACCATGGCCTGTGTGTTGTCCGACTTCAAGGAGAAGTACTCGCAATTTCGCTTCCGCATCCTGGCGACGGACATCTCCAACGAGGTGTTGGGAAAGGCGGCCCGCGGCATTTACACGCAGGAGCAGGCAAGGGGGGTTCCCGGAAACACCCTGCGCAAGTATTTCATGCGTAGCAAGGATCGCAGCAAGAAGCTCGTTCGTGTGGCCCCGGAGATTCGGAGGCAGGTTGAATTCAGGCAACTGAACTTCATGGAGTCGTTCAAATTTCGCGAGCCCAAGGATATTATTTTTTGCCGTAATGTGATCATTTATTTCGACAAGCCCACCCAGGCCGGTTTGATGAAGAAGTTCTGTGCGAACCTAAAACCCGGTGGGTATTTGTTCATTGGCCATTCGGAAAGTCTGGCCGGTCAGTCTCTGCCACTGGAACAGGTGGCTCCGACGATCTATAGAAAATCCTGA